AATATTGCGGGACAAGCCCACCATTTCCGGGGAAAACGGCTCATAAAGCCGGCTGTTTTTGGTGACGCCGTCGACATGAATACCGGATTCGTGGGCAAAAATTTGCGAGCCGATTACCGGTTTTGTCACCTCAATACTGTGACCGGTCAAATCCATAACCCGTTGGCAACGGTTGGCAATGCCCTGCGGCACATCCACCGTCAGGCCCAGCAAATGCTTCATGCCCATGATTATTTCTTCAAACGGGGGATAGCCGCCCACCCCGCCAATGGCCGCCGACACGCAACAGCAGCCGCCGCTGAGGGCGCTGAGAGCGTTTCCCGTTGCCAGGCCGTTGGCATTATTGCCGTGAAACTCCAGCAAACAAGGCAGTTCCGCTTTGAGACGGACAATGGCGTTATTTAAGGCCAGCGGCGCCATCCGGGCAAAGGGATCAGTCACTATGACGCTGTAAATCCCATATTTTTCCGCAGCAGCGCGTAAAGCGGCCAAACCGTCCACTGCCTCTGCCAGAAACGGATCAACCGCGAGGGAGGTCCGCAGGCCAAAAGACCTGGCCGCTGCCAAGGCGGCGGTTATTGCCGGGGAAATACCCGTAGCGGCGTCGGCGCCCTTTAGTTGCAGCAGGGTGAAGCCTGAGCGGTGCGCTTTCTCAACTTGATCTTCCTCAGGCGAAACAGCCGGACGCATGTCTTCCAGCCGGTGAAACAAAGCAGCCGGCTTGTCGTTCAACGAATCCAAAGTTATATCAAATATGACCGGCGCCATGTCCGTTATTTCTTGCTTAATGCAGCGAAGCTCAGCCGGGTTCATTTTCCGGCGGGCTAAGATGTAGCCCAAAGTCTGGTCAGCCATCACAACTTTAGGATCCACTGTTTT
This window of the Methylomusa anaerophila genome carries:
- a CDS encoding homocitrate synthase/isopropylmalate synthase family protein is translated as MKEVKTVDPKVVMADQTLGYILARRKMNPAELRCIKQEITDMAPVIFDITLDSLNDKPAALFHRLEDMRPAVSPEEDQVEKAHRSGFTLLQLKGADAATGISPAITAALAAARSFGLRTSLAVDPFLAEAVDGLAALRAAAEKYGIYSVIVTDPFARMAPLALNNAIVRLKAELPCLLEFHGNNANGLATGNALSALSGGCCCVSAAIGGVGGYPPFEEIIMGMKHLLGLTVDVPQGIANRCQRVMDLTGHSIEVTKPVIGSQIFAHESGIHVDGVTKNSRLYEPFSPEMVGLSRNIVIGRHSGLASIRYKLNQLNISLRPEDARHVLTKVQKLSVKQKAPVSDAQFRLLVQEAAL